In Micromonospora sp. WMMD980, the following are encoded in one genomic region:
- a CDS encoding CDP-glycerol glycerophosphotransferase family protein, giving the protein MRGDLVRKLIARVLTSGSAVLAFLVVALTGATGTGLALAVAALAATAWERRVRPSADGLVETVLVAAGILVGYARRADDGFDPALAATALVLLGLVLLVGPLRQAGALEIRAANLPVRSWAPPVAARLGDAVLVLLALVALAAALALPAWLPLAATLLLGAGCAAVAFDLARRRFRPPAGGGPIGRALRRHQPEFVLHFSAPPGSEYQLTMWLPYLERIGRPFLVVLREPEFLATVAAATRAPVVLCPTLKALDEALVPSLRAAFYVNHGAKNAHCIRFHQLTHVQLHHGDSDKAPSANPVSAIFDKIFVAGPAAIDRYARAGVEIPAEKFVVVGRPQVEAIEVRREPAPASAHPTVLYTPTWTGHHADANYCSLPVAETLIRRLIDRGAAVILRAHPYTDRNPASARQLARLTELLAADRAKTGRPHLWGAAAAGELTLTECVNRADALVSDVSGVISDWLYSGKPYAVTDTGVDGEHFVARFPLASCGYVLRRDMSNVDEVLTALLDSDPKAAERWAARSRYLGDFPADRYAEAFLDAARRELEPDFAVPSPRAAV; this is encoded by the coding sequence ATGCGTGGTGACCTGGTCCGGAAGCTGATCGCCCGGGTGCTGACCAGCGGGTCGGCCGTGCTGGCGTTCCTCGTCGTGGCGCTCACCGGCGCCACCGGCACCGGGCTCGCCCTGGCGGTCGCCGCGCTGGCCGCCACCGCGTGGGAGCGTCGGGTCCGACCCTCCGCCGACGGGCTCGTCGAGACGGTGCTGGTGGCCGCCGGCATCCTGGTCGGCTACGCCCGCCGGGCCGACGACGGCTTCGACCCGGCGCTGGCCGCCACCGCGCTGGTCCTGCTCGGCCTGGTCCTGCTGGTCGGCCCGCTGCGCCAGGCCGGCGCGCTGGAGATCCGGGCGGCCAACCTGCCGGTCCGGTCCTGGGCACCGCCGGTCGCCGCCCGGCTCGGCGACGCCGTGCTGGTGCTGCTCGCCCTGGTGGCGCTCGCCGCCGCGCTGGCCCTGCCGGCCTGGTTGCCGCTGGCCGCCACGCTGCTGCTCGGCGCCGGCTGCGCCGCGGTCGCGTTCGACCTGGCCCGACGCCGGTTCCGCCCGCCGGCCGGCGGCGGTCCGATCGGCCGCGCGCTGCGCCGGCACCAGCCGGAGTTCGTGCTGCACTTCTCCGCCCCGCCCGGCTCGGAATACCAGCTCACCATGTGGCTGCCCTACCTGGAGCGGATCGGCCGGCCTTTCCTGGTGGTGCTGCGCGAGCCGGAGTTCCTCGCCACCGTGGCCGCCGCGACCCGCGCGCCGGTGGTCCTCTGCCCGACGCTGAAAGCCCTGGACGAGGCCCTGGTGCCCAGCCTCCGGGCCGCCTTCTACGTCAACCACGGCGCGAAGAACGCCCACTGCATCCGGTTCCACCAGCTCACCCACGTGCAGTTGCACCACGGCGACAGCGACAAGGCGCCCAGCGCCAACCCGGTGTCCGCCATCTTCGACAAGATCTTCGTGGCCGGGCCGGCGGCGATCGACCGCTACGCCCGCGCTGGCGTGGAGATCCCCGCCGAGAAGTTCGTCGTGGTCGGCCGCCCCCAGGTCGAGGCCATCGAGGTACGCCGGGAGCCGGCGCCCGCGTCGGCGCACCCGACCGTCCTCTACACCCCGACCTGGACCGGGCACCACGCCGACGCCAACTACTGCTCGCTGCCGGTGGCGGAGACGCTGATCCGCCGGCTGATCGACCGCGGCGCGGCGGTGATCCTGCGCGCCCACCCCTACACCGACCGGAACCCCGCCTCGGCCCGGCAGCTCGCCCGGCTCACCGAACTGCTCGCGGCCGACCGGGCGAAGACCGGCCGGCCGCACCTGTGGGGCGCGGCGGCGGCGGGGGAGCTGACGCTCACCGAGTGCGTCAACCGCGCCGACGCGCTGGTCTCCGACGTCTCCGGCGTCATCTCCGACTGGCTCTACTCCGGCAAGCCGTACGCGGTCACCGACACCGGCGTGGACGGCGAGCACTTCGTCGCCCGGTTCCCGCTGGCGTCCTGCGGCTACGTGCTGCGCCGGGACATGTCCAACGTGGACGAGGTGCTCACCGCGCTGCTCGACAGCGACCCGAAGGCCGCCGAGCGCTGGGCGGCCCGCAGCCGCTACCTCGGCGACTTCCCCGCCGACCGCTACGCCGAGGCGTTCCTCGACGCCGCCCGCCGGGAGCTGGAGCCGGACTTCGCCGTCCCGTCGCCGCGCGCCGCCGTCTGA
- a CDS encoding alpha/beta hydrolase: MAGHGWSPPLPEYSFAALAQRAADGLGSVRLGPNDRLVLLGHSLGGVVALALAARQRGLPVDAVVGLGIKVAWSPAELAKAEELAARPVTWFATRDEAARRYLRVSGLAGLFAPDHPVVDAGLRREDGHAQRGDGRWRLAMDPAAFAVGAPRLPALLAAVDVPVLLARGELDPMVTDAQLKELGVPAATLPGLGHNAHVEDPAAVLALLDAYL, translated from the coding sequence CTGGCCGGCCACGGCTGGTCACCGCCGCTGCCGGAGTATTCGTTCGCGGCCCTGGCGCAGCGTGCGGCGGACGGCCTCGGGTCGGTTCGGCTCGGTCCGAACGACCGGCTCGTGCTGCTCGGGCACTCGCTCGGTGGCGTGGTGGCGCTGGCGTTGGCCGCCCGGCAGCGCGGGCTGCCGGTCGACGCCGTGGTGGGGCTCGGCATCAAGGTGGCCTGGTCACCGGCGGAGCTGGCGAAGGCGGAGGAGTTGGCCGCCCGGCCGGTGACCTGGTTCGCCACCCGCGACGAGGCGGCCCGACGCTATCTGCGGGTCTCCGGGCTGGCCGGGCTGTTCGCCCCCGACCATCCGGTGGTCGACGCGGGTCTGCGCCGCGAGGACGGCCACGCCCAGCGCGGTGACGGTCGCTGGCGGCTGGCGATGGATCCGGCCGCCTTCGCGGTGGGGGCGCCGCGCCTGCCCGCCCTGCTGGCCGCCGTCGACGTGCCGGTGCTGCTGGCGCGGGGCGAGCTGGATCCGATGGTGACCGACGCGCAGCTCAAGGAGCTGGGCGTTCCGGCGGCCACGCTGCCGGGGCTGGGCCACAACGCGCACGTCGAGGACCCGGCGGCGGTGCTCGCGCTGCTCGACGCGTACCTGTGA
- a CDS encoding bifunctional cytidylyltransferase/SDR family oxidoreductase, translating to MTQEHPTAPDAVPASPAPWRPARTVAVILAGGTGTRLGLGIPKQLLKIAGKPIIEHTLAVFEAAPEIDEIIVLMATGHVPDAERIVAGAGFRKVTKVIEGGDTRNDTTRIALDAVGEGDVNILFHDAVRPLVSARIVRECVNALWSYSAVDVAIGSADTIIQVDADECITDIPVRARLRRGQTPQAFRSGTIREAYRRAEGDSDFAATDDCGVVLRYLPGTPIKVIDGSDENIKVTHPVDVHLADKLFQLAAAQAPRLTHRGYAEELTGRTIVVFGGSYGIGHDLTELARRYGAQVFPFSRSTTGTHVERAEDVAAALKTAFEATGRIDHVVVTAGILEKGALAEMDDETMDRLLHVNFVGPVTIARQSLPYLQQTKGQLLLYTSSSYTRGRARYALYSATKAALVNLTQALADEWAEFGVRVNCVNPERTATPMRTKAFGEEPEHTLLASEAVAQASLDVLISELTGQVVDVRRAPGEPVAAVPAQPGAHRSDVGVGA from the coding sequence ATGACGCAGGAGCACCCCACCGCACCGGACGCCGTGCCGGCGAGCCCGGCACCCTGGCGACCCGCACGCACGGTGGCCGTGATCCTCGCCGGAGGCACCGGGACCCGACTGGGCCTGGGCATCCCGAAGCAACTGCTGAAGATCGCCGGCAAGCCGATCATCGAGCACACGCTTGCCGTCTTCGAGGCCGCGCCGGAGATCGACGAGATCATCGTGCTGATGGCCACCGGCCACGTGCCCGACGCCGAGCGGATCGTCGCCGGCGCCGGCTTCCGCAAGGTCACCAAGGTGATCGAGGGCGGCGACACCCGCAACGACACCACCCGCATCGCGCTCGACGCGGTCGGCGAGGGTGACGTCAACATCCTCTTCCACGACGCGGTCCGCCCGCTGGTCAGCGCGCGGATCGTGCGCGAGTGCGTGAACGCGCTCTGGAGCTACTCGGCGGTCGACGTCGCCATCGGATCGGCCGACACGATCATCCAGGTCGACGCGGACGAGTGCATCACCGACATCCCGGTCCGGGCCCGCCTGCGCCGCGGCCAGACCCCGCAGGCGTTCCGCTCCGGCACCATCCGGGAGGCCTATCGGCGGGCCGAGGGCGACAGCGACTTCGCCGCCACCGACGACTGCGGCGTGGTGCTGCGCTACCTGCCCGGCACGCCGATCAAGGTGATCGACGGCTCGGACGAGAACATCAAGGTCACCCACCCGGTCGACGTGCACCTGGCCGACAAGCTCTTCCAGCTCGCCGCCGCCCAGGCGCCCCGGCTCACCCACCGCGGCTACGCCGAGGAGCTGACCGGCCGGACCATCGTGGTGTTCGGCGGCAGCTACGGCATCGGCCACGACCTCACCGAGCTGGCCCGCCGCTACGGCGCCCAGGTCTTCCCGTTCAGCCGCTCCACCACCGGCACCCACGTCGAGCGCGCCGAGGACGTGGCCGCCGCGCTGAAGACCGCCTTCGAGGCGACCGGCCGGATCGACCACGTGGTGGTCACCGCCGGGATCCTGGAGAAGGGCGCGCTCGCCGAGATGGACGACGAGACGATGGACCGGCTCCTGCACGTCAACTTCGTCGGGCCGGTCACCATCGCCCGGCAGTCGCTGCCCTACCTCCAGCAGACCAAGGGCCAGCTGCTGCTCTACACGTCCAGCTCCTACACCCGGGGCCGGGCACGCTACGCGCTCTACTCGGCCACCAAGGCCGCGCTGGTCAACCTGACCCAGGCGCTCGCGGACGAGTGGGCGGAGTTCGGCGTACGGGTCAACTGCGTCAACCCGGAGCGCACCGCCACCCCGATGCGCACCAAGGCGTTCGGCGAGGAGCCGGAGCACACGCTGCTCGCCTCCGAGGCGGTCGCCCAGGCCTCCCTGGACGTGCTCATCTCCGAGCTGACCGGCCAGGTGGTCGACGTCCGCCGGGCGCCCGGGGAGCCGGTCGCCGCGGTGCCCGCCCAGCCCGGCGCGCACCGCTCCGATGTCGGCGTCGGCGCCTGA
- a CDS encoding C39 family peptidase has protein sequence MKHHLKRQLRRLATERPYQIMAGSAAALVLAAGAGTALTTDGAPARTENTASVADLGSRLGDTASRSEARIAVPSPSASPSASPRPSASASPSTKAADPDTTTRKAAPKPPSRKVLDYDYQAQTTYYYCGPAAVRNALSATGIERSQDTLAVALGTTEMGTNSAEDTTRVLNQQVKGDPYRTRMIPGAATRAQIDQLQADVVRAVGNGRAVVSNIAGDATDTDGRWHSFPGGHYIAVVGYQNDGRTVRIADSADPSLPSYWVTTIDLANWMATRGYSA, from the coding sequence GTGAAGCACCACCTGAAGCGTCAGCTGCGGCGGCTCGCGACCGAGCGCCCATACCAGATCATGGCCGGCTCGGCCGCCGCCCTCGTGCTGGCCGCCGGCGCCGGCACCGCACTCACCACCGACGGCGCCCCGGCCCGGACGGAGAACACCGCCTCGGTGGCCGACCTCGGTTCCCGGCTCGGCGACACCGCCAGCCGCAGCGAGGCCCGGATCGCCGTCCCGTCGCCGAGCGCGTCACCGAGCGCGTCACCCCGGCCCAGCGCCAGCGCCTCACCCTCGACGAAGGCCGCCGACCCGGACACCACCACCCGCAAGGCCGCGCCGAAGCCGCCGTCGCGCAAGGTGCTCGACTACGACTACCAGGCGCAGACCACCTACTACTACTGTGGGCCGGCCGCGGTGCGCAACGCGCTCAGCGCCACCGGCATCGAGCGCAGCCAGGACACCCTGGCCGTCGCGCTCGGCACCACCGAGATGGGCACCAACTCCGCCGAGGACACCACCCGGGTGCTCAACCAGCAGGTCAAGGGCGACCCGTACCGGACCCGCATGATCCCCGGGGCGGCCACCCGGGCGCAGATCGACCAGCTCCAGGCCGACGTCGTCCGGGCGGTCGGCAACGGTCGGGCCGTCGTCTCGAACATCGCCGGCGACGCCACCGACACCGACGGCCGCTGGCACTCGTTCCCGGGCGGCCACTACATCGCCGTGGTCGGCTACCAGAACGACGGTCGCACCGTGCGGATCGCCGACTCGGCCGACCCGTCGCTGCCCTCCTACTGGGTCACCACCATCGACCTGGCGAACTGGATGGCCACGCGCGGTTACTCCGCCTGA